The window CGCGAACGCGGAGATCGCGCGGCCGTTCCACGAGGCGAGCACCTTCTCGTCACGGGCGGGCCGCGGCCGCGACTCCCGGGCCTCGAACAGCGCGGTGCGGGCCTCAGTCAGGCGCTCGCGGACCTCGTCGACCGCCAGGTCGTGCTCGTCGGCGAGCTCCTCGACCGAGGCCGCGATCGTCGGCACCGTCGTGCCGCGCTCGAAGTTCCCGCCCGACTCGATCCCGTAGCGGTCCTTCGCCAGCGACGCGGCCGGGTCGTCGAGGACCGCGTCGACCTCGGCGGGCGTCCAGACGTAGAAGGCGCCCTCGACGTCGGCGGGCTCTCCTCCGTCGTCGCTCCCGTCCCCACGCCGGCTTTCGGGCGGTGCGCTCCGCGCGTCGAGGGTGCTGAAGAAGCCCCCCTCGTCGTGGCGGAGTTCGCGGTCGAGGAACCCGAGGGTCTCGCTCGCGACGCGGGCGTACGCGGGGTCACCGGTCAGGCGGTACCCGTCGAGGTACACCAAGGGGAGCTCCGCGTTGTCGTACAGCATCTTCTCGAAGTGCGGGACGGTCCACCGCCGATCCGTCGCGTACCGGTGGAACCCGCCGCCGATCTGGTCGTACATCCCGCCGCGGGCCATCCCGTCGAGGGTGCCGGTCGCGGCCGTGAGCGCGGCGTCCCGACCGGTCCGGGCGTAGGCGCGCATGAGCAGGTCGATCCGGCCCGGCATCGGGAACTTCGCGCCGCCGCTTCCGAAGCCGCCGTACTCGTCGTCGTAGCCGCGGATCGCGGCGGCGGCCGCCTCGTCGAGGAGATCGGCGCCGGGCGGTTCCGCGTCGCTCGCGTCGCCGGCGGGGTCCGCCTCCGGCACCGACTCCAGCTCGTCGCGGGCGCTCGTCGCCCACTGCTCGGCGCGCCGCTCCATCTCCTCGCGCTGCTCGGGGTCCGCCCACGAGTCGGCGATGCGCTCGCACAGATCGCGGAACCCCGGCTGGTTCCGCCGCGGCTCGGGCGGGAAGTACGTCCCGACGTAGAACGGCTTCCCCTCGGGCGTGCACCACGCGGAGAGCGGCCAGCCGCCCCCGCCCGTGACGAGCTGGGAAACGGTCATGAACGTGCTGTCGACGTCGGGCCGCTCCTCGCGGTCGACCTTCACCGGCACGAACTCCTCGTTGAGCACCTCGGCGATCCCCTCGTCCTCGAAGCTCTCCTCGGCCATCACGTGACACCAGTGGCAGGAGGAGTAGCCGATGGAGACGAACACCGGGACGTCGTGCTCGCGGGCGCGCTCGAACGCCTCGTCACCCCACGGCTGCCAGTTGACCGGGTTGTCGGCGTGTTGCTGGAGGTACGGGCTCGCCTCCTCGTCGAGGCGGTTCCGCTCCGTCGGCTGTGTCATACCCCCGGTTCGCTCCGGCGAGGCAAAAAGCCGTCACACGACCGGCGGATCAGGAAGCCGGCGCGACTGGTAATGCACGTGTGTGTATATCTCGTCCCAGAGGGGAAAGTAAAGCTTACACTACCGTGCACTCACCCGTCGAGCATGACCGAGACCGTACTCCTCGTCGGCGGCGGCGGACGCGAGCACGCGATCGCCCGCGCGGTCGCCGACGACTGCGCGTTGTACGCCTGCGCGAGCAACCGGAACCCGGGCATCCGTCGGCTGGCGGACGGCTTCGAGACGATCGACGAGACCGACGCCGCGGCGGTCGCCGACTACGCGACCGACGTGGGCGCCGACCTCGCGGTGATCGGCCCCGAGTCCGCGCTGGCGGCGGGCGTCGCGGACGCGCTCGACGACGCCGGCGTGTACGCGTTCGGCCCGCGGGCCGAGGAGGCGCGGCTGGAGACGGACAAGGCGTACCAGCGAGAGTTCATGGAGGAGGCTGACGTCCCCGGCTGCCCGGACTACGCGGTGTTCGACGACATCGAGGCCGCCTGCGACTACATCGACGCCTACGACGGCGACCTCGCGGTGAAGCCCGCCGGGCTCACGGGCGGGAAGGGCGTCAAGGTGATCGGCGACCAGGTCACCGCCGAGGAGGCGAAGGCGTACCTCCGCGACTCCGACTACGACCGCGTCGTCTTGGAGGAGCGACTCGTCGGCGAGGAGTTCACTATCCAGGCGTTCGTCGCGAACACCGACGTGCGGACGACCCCCGCGGTCCAGGACCACAAGCGAGCCTACGAGGGCGACGAGGGGCCGAACACGGGCGGGATGGGCTCGTACTCGGACACGGGCCTCTCGCTGCCGTTCATGACCGATGGCGACTACGAGGCCGCCGTCGACGTGCTCGAGGCCGTCGTCGAGGCGCTCCCCGACTACAAGGGCGTCCTCTACGGCCAGTTCATGCTCACGGACGAGGGGCCGAAGGTCGTCGAATTCAACGCGCGGTTCGGCGACCCCGAGGCGATGAACACGCTGCCGGTGTTAGACACGCCCTTCATCGACGTGCTGACCGCCGCCCGCGACGGCGAGGCGCTTCCCGAGCTCTCCTTCGCCGGCGAGGCGACCGTCTGCAAGTACGCCGTCCCGGACGGCTACCCGGTCGACCCCGACGCGGGCGCTGAGATCGCGGTCGACGAGGAGAGCGTCGGCGACGCGCTCCTCTACTACGCCAGCGTCGACGAGCGCGACGACGGGCTGTACACGACCACCTCGCGGTCGTTCGCCGTCGTCGGCCGCGGCGACTCGATCGCCGCCGCGGAGCGGCAGGCCGAGGCGGGGCTCTCGGCCGCCGGCGACGGGCTCCGGATCCGCCACGACGTGGGGAAGGCCGACCTCGTCGAGCGCCGGATCGAGCACATGAACGAGCTGCGAGAATAGTCGGCTCCGCTCGCTCGCGCCCGCGTTCGACTCGCCGCGTGTCGCTGCCGCGCGTCGACGACCCTTTTACCCGTGCCCGCCGAACGTCCCCTCGTGACTCACGAGGACGGCGGCGCGGCGGCCGAACCGACGAGCTCCGCGGGGGCGACCGCGGTCGACCACGCGGCGGACGACGACTCCCGTACCGACCGACTGGACCGGCGTCCGACGCCCGGGGCGCGCAACTCGCTGTGGTCGTGGCCGGACGCGAAGTCGCCGCTCGCCGTCGTCCGCAACTACGTCGTCATCGTGCTCGCGCGGATCTGCCCGAGCCTCCGGCTGAAAAACTGGCTGTTGCGGCGGATCGGCGTCACGGTCGGCGCCGGCGTGTCGTGGGGGCTGGAGTCGACGCCGGACGTGTTCTGGCCCGAGCGCATCACCGTGGGCGACGACGCCATCGTCGGCTACGACGCGACGCTGCTGTGTCACGAGTTCCTTCAAGAGGAGTACCGCCTCGGCGACGTCGTCGTCGGGGAGAGTGCGATGATCGGGGCGGGCGCGGTCGTCCTCCCGGGCGTCACGGTCGGCGAGGGCGCGCGGGTCGCCGCCAACTCCCTCGTCGCCGCGGACGTCCCGCCGGAGACAACGGTAGCGGGCGTACCGGCCAAGGTCGTGTCGCGGTCAGACGGCGGAGACGACCCCGCCGACGGGACGGCCGACCCGGACGATCCGACCGAGTCGGTCGAATAGCGTTACGCGGCGTCGTCTGTGGACTCGCCGGCGTCGCTCTCGGCGGGGGCCGCGTCCTCGTCGGCGCTCTCGGCCGCGTCATCACCGGCGTTCCCGACGCCGTCCTCCGCGGCGGCGCGCTCCGCCTCGGTGATGTGGGCCTCGGTGCTGACGCTCTCCAGGTCGACGCCGACCTCGCGCGCGACCGCGTCGAGGACGGCCCGCTGCTCGGCCATCTCGTTCTCCAACTGCTGGACGCGCTCTGAGGTGTCGAGCACGGTCGTCTGGGTCTCCTCGACCTCGGCGCGGAGCTCGTTGATCTTCTGGTACGTGCGCTCGGCCTTGTCGGCGAGCGTCTGGATCTTCTTTGCCGTGTCCCCGAATCCCATGTCGGACGCTGGGGGCCCGGGATACGTGGGCTTTTCCGTTCGCCGCGGCCGGACCGGACCCCGGCCGAGCCAGTACTGGCCGCCCCGGGCGACGGTGGACTTTTGCCTGAACCGCCCGAGGTACCGGTATGAGCGTCGAGCGGATCCTGCTGACGAACGACGACGGCATCGACGCCGTCGGTCTCCGCGCCGTGTACGACGCGCTCGCGGTCGACTACGACGTGGTGGCGGTCGCGCCCACGGGCGACCGCTCTTCTATCGGCCGCGCCATCTCCGCCGACGTCGACGTCGCAGAGCACGAGTTGGGGTACGCCGTGGACGGGACCCCTGTCGACTGCGTCGTCGCCGGGGTCGACGAGCTCGTCCCGGACGCCGACCTCGTGATCGCCGGGTGCAACGAGGGGGCCAACCTCGGCGCGTACACCCTCGGGCGCTCCGGGACCGTGTCGGCGGTCGTCGAGGGGGCCTTCTTCGGCGTCCCGGGGATCGCGGCGTCGATGTACGTCCCGGGCGGCGACGACTGGCGGCAGCGGGAGCTGTCGCCCGCGTCGTTCGAGCACGCCGTCCGCGCCACGCGGTTCCTCGTCGAGGAGGCCGCGCCGGCCGGGATCTTCGAGCGGGCCGACTACCTCAACGTCAACGCGCCGATGGCGGAACCGGCCGAGGGCGACGGGGGGAGCGAGGCGACCGCGGACGGGGGCACGGCGGCCGACGCCGCGGCCGACCCCGCGCCGATGCGCGTCACCGCGCCCTCGGAGTGGTACGGAATGGAGGCGACGTCGGACGGCAACGGCGGCGTCTCCATCTCCGACCCGATCTGGGGGCGGATGTCGCCCGCGGAGGTGCCGGACTCCGTCGGCACCGACCGCCGCGCGGTCGTCGACGGCGAGGTGTCGGTCTCGCCGCTGTCGGTGCCGCACGCCGCGGAGCCGGACGCGGGGCTCGACGAGCTCGCGTCGCGGTACGGGAGCGATACGACCGGGGAGTGACCCCGCAGACTACGACTCGTCGGCGCTGACGGTGACCTTCGCCTCGCTGACGACGCGGTCGCCCATCTCGTACCCGGGCTCGTACACCTCGTGGACGGTGCCCTCGGGCTGGTCGCTCTCGACGCGGAGCATCACCTGGTGGCGCCCGGGGTCGACCTCGTCGCCCGGCTCGGGGGCGATGGGCTCGACGCCCTCCTCGGCGAGCACCTCGTCGAACTTCTCCAGCGTCGACTCGACGCCGGGGCGGAGGTCGCTCCCCTCCTCCTGGTCGAGCGCTCGCAGGAGGTCGTTGCGGACCGGGGTGATGCGCTCGACGAGCTGCTCGGAGGCGCGCTCGCGGATCTCGTCCTGCTTGCGCTTGGCGCGCTGCTTGTAGTTGCTGAAGTCCGCCTTCACCCGGGCGAGCTTGCTCGTCAGCTCGTCGACCTCTTCCTCGGCCTCCAGCAGCTCCTCGCGCGTCTCGTCGAGCTCCGCTTCCAGCTCGGCCACCTCCCGCGCGAGCGCCGCGTCGTGCTCGGCGACGGCGGCGGCCAGCGCTTCCCCGCCGCGGGCGTTCGCATCGTCCTCGCCGGACTCCCCGCTCGCTTCCCCGGCGGTCGCCTCCGCCGTGCCGTTCGCGCTCGCCGCGTCGGCCGCGGCGTCGTCGGGGGACTCGACCTCGACGTCGACGGCGTCGTCGTCGCTCATACCCGATCGAAGTCGGTCGGCGTGCATAAGCGTTGCAGAACGCGGCCGCGGGCGGCGGCGCGGAGCGGGTCGCTCGCGCTCGCGGCGTCGGGCGTCTCGACCGGATTTATGAGGCCGGCCGCCGATCGGTCGGGTCGCATGCCACCCCGCCCCTCGACGTTCTCGATCGCCGCCCGCGACCCGGAGACCGACGCCGTCGGCGTCGCCGTCCAGTCGAAGTTCGTCGGCGTCGGCGCGGTCGTCCCGTTCGTCAGCGCTGACGCGGGCGCGATCGCGACGCAGAGCTTCGCGAACGTCGCCTACGGACCCGACGGGCTCGACCTCCTCCGCGAGGGGCGCGACGCCGCCGCGGTCGTCGACGAGCTCACGAGCGCCGACGACGAGGCGCCCTCCCGACAGGTCGGCGTCGTCGGTCTCGACGGCGAGCCGGCCGCGTTCACGGGCGAGGAGTGCCACGACTACGCCGGCGACCTGCAGGGCGAGCAGTACACCGTGCAGGGGAACATCCTGGAGAACGCCGAGACCCTCACGGCGATGGCGGAGGCGTTCGAGGAGACGACCGGCGGGCTCCCGGAGCGTCTCATCGCCGCGCTCCACGCCGGCAACGCGGCTGGCGGCGACAAGCGCGGCGAGCAGTCGGCGGCGCTGTACGTCGCCAAGCCGGAGGGCGGGTACGACGGCCGCAACGACCGGTGGATCGACGTGCGCGTCGACGACCACGAACGGCCGATCGACGAGCTGGAGCGCGTGTTCAAGCTGTACGACGTCACCCTGCTGGAGCGCGAGGCGCCCGACGAGACCCGCGAGCTGACCGGCGACGCGGCGACCGAGGTGGCGGCGATCCTCGCCGACCTCGGCTTCCTCGACGAGAGCGACGCGGCCGAGGGCGACGCGGCCGACGTCGACGCCTTCGGCGAGCCCCACCGGGAGGCGCTGGAGACGTTCCGCGGGATGAACAACTTCGAGAACCACCCGATCCCGGTGTTAGAGGACGCCATCGCCCGCGGCTGGGCCGACGCGGAGGGTGAGGGCGAGGACCGGCTCGTCGACGCGGTGTGGCACGGGCTCTCGCGGCTGGATAGAGTATAAAACGTCCCGCCCTCGAGACCGACCCGCGGGAGTATTTAAATATCGACCACCTAGCGGCGGTTAATGACCGCGCCGAACCGGAACGCGCTGTGGGCGAGGGCGCTCGTGGACGAGCTGGTCGCCGCCGGCGTCGACAGCGTCGTCGTCTCGCCGGGCAGCCGCTCGACGCCGCTGACCATGGCCGCCGCCCGCAGCGACGACCTCCGCGTCTTCTCGCAGTTGGACGAGCGCTCCGCCGCCTACTTCGCGCTGGGCCGCGCCCGGCGGACGGGGAGCGTCACGCCGCTGATCTGCACCTCCGGCACCGCCGCCGCCAACTACCACCCCGCCGTGATGGAGGCGAGCGAGGCCCGCGTCCCCCTGCTCGCGCTCACGGCCGACCGCCCGCCGGAGCTCCGCGACTCGGGGGCCAACCAGACCGCCGACCAGGAGAAGCTGTACGGCGACGCCGTCCGATTTTATAAGGACCTCCCCGAACCGGCGCCGAACGACCGCGCGCTCCGCTCGCTGCGGACCACCGTCTCGCGCGCCGTCGGGACCGCCGAGGGCGCCGACCCGGGCCCGGTGCATCTCAACGTTCCGTTTAAGAAGCCGCTGGAGCCGACGCGGGTGGCGGACGACGTGCCCGCCGACCTCGATCCGGTCGCCGCGACCGGCCGGGACGGCCCCTACGTCGACGTGACGCCGGGGTCGCCGGAGCCGGGAGACGAGGAGTTGCGCGCCCTCGCGAACGAGCTCGCGAGAACCGACCGCGGGCTGATCGTCGCCGGCCCCGCGGACCCGCCCGGACTCGACGCGGAGTCGGTGACGGCGCTGTCGCACGCGACCGGGTTCCCGGTCCTCGCCGACCCGCTCTCCGGCGTCCGGTACGGCGGCCACACTCGGGTCGCGCCAGTGATCGGCGCCTACGATGCCTACCTCTCGGCAGATGTCGCGGGGGAGGACGACGCCGGCGAAGACGGCGGGGCTCCGGACGCCGACGCCGCCGGCTGGACCGACCCCGAACTGGTCCTCCGGCTCGGCGCGTCGCCCACCTCGAAGCGCCTCCGCAAGTACCTCGCCGGCACCGGCGCCGACCAGTACCAGGTCGACCCCGCGGGGCGCTGGCGCGAGGCCGAGTTCGCCGCGACCGACCTCGTCGTCGCCGAGCCGAGCCGCCTCTGTGCCCGGCTCTCGCGGCTGGGAGGCGGGGGCGGCGGCGACCCGGACTGGCGCGCGCAGTGGGAGGCGGCCGACCGCGCCGCCCGGGCGATTCAGGAACGAGAGGCGGCGGACCGCCTCCCGGGAGACGACCCCGTCGGCTTCCACGAGGGCGACGCGCTCCGGGTCGTCGCCGACGCGCTCCCGGACCCGGCGACGCTGTTCGTCTCCAACTCCATGCCCATCCGCGACCTCGACCGGTTCGTCGGGCCGACGACGACGAGCGTCACCGCGCTCGGCAACCGCGGCGTGAGCGGGATCGACGGGATCGTCTCCAGCGCGCTCGGGGCCGGCTCAGCGACGACCGACGACCTCACCCTCGTCGTCGGCGACCTCGCGCTGTACCACGACGCGAACGGCCTGCTTGCGCTCGACCGGTGCGACGTCGACGCGACGGTCGTGCTGATCAACAACGACGGCGGGGGGATCTTCCACGCGCTCCCGATCGAGTCGTTCGAGCCGGAGTTCACGGAGTCGTTCAAGACGCCCCACGGCATCGAGTTCGAGCCGATGGCCGACCTCCACGGGCTCGAGTACGCGCGGGTCGACGCGCGGCCCGAAGCGGTCGGCGACGGGGCCGAAGGGGCGGACGGGGCCGCGGAGGAGGCCGCCGCCGCGCTCGGGGAAGCGTACGCCCGGGCCAAAGAGGCCGACGGCTCGCACCTGATCGAGGTCCGGACAGACGCCGAGTCGAGCCACCGGACGCGCGAGCGGCTCGCGTCCGCGGTCGAGGACGCGGTCCACGGCGACGGGGACTGAGGGGCGACCCGCGCGGCGTCACTCGACCGCGACTCGCGCGGTCGCCGCCGCATCGTGGTCCTCGGCGGTCAGCGACCCGACGACTCGGAACTCTCCCGCCGGCGGGTCCGGCCACGTCCCCTCGTAGGTCGCCGACTCGCCCGGCCCCAGCGTCTCGGTTCCGAGCGCCTGCGTGAACACCCGCCCCTCACCGTGTCGCCAGACGGGGTCGTCGTCTCCCGGCTCGGCGTCGCCCGGCTCGGCGTCGACTCCCTCGTACGCCGCGAAGTCGGCGCGCTGGCCGGTCCGGAACCGGAGCGTGACGGGGTCGTCGCCCTCGTTCGTCACGGTGAGCGCGAGGTCGACTCCCTCGTCGCCGTCGGCGGTCGCGAGCGCGGCGTCGAGCATGCGACCAGATCGCACGGGACGCGATTTAAAAACAGGGCTCGGGCGGGTCCGCCCCTCGGCGACGACGCGCATAAGTCGGGGCTCCCCCTACTGGCGAACGTGCAGGTCGTGGGCTACGAGTCGGGCGAGGGACTCTACGTCGCCAGCGGCGGCGCGGTCGAGTTCGTCGAGGCGGACGCCGGGACGGAGCTCGCGTACGGCCTCGGCGACCGCCGCTGCGCCGGGACCGTCCACGACGGCGAACACGTCGCCTGCGACGCCTCAGACGCCCCCTACTGCGACGCCCACGACAGCGTCTGGGTCTGCGCGCGGTGTACGGGGACGTGTTTAAAAGACGAGATGGACTGTCACGAGGAGCACGCGCTGTACCTCGCCGCGTTCGCGCCCGACGTGTTGAAGGTCGGCGTGACGCGGCTGTGGCGGCTGGAGACGCGGCTCCGCGAGCAGGGCGCGGACCGGGCCGCCCACGTCCGGACCTTCCCGGACGGCCGGGTCGCCCGGCAGGTGGAGGCCGAGCTGGCCGACGGCGACGACCTCGTCGACCGGGTCCGGGTGCCGACGAAGCTCGCCGGGTTCGGGCGCGCGGTCGACGAGTCGGCGTGGGAAGCGCTCCTCGACCGGTTCGACCCGATCGACCGCTTCGCGTTCGACTACGGGCTCGACCTCGCCGACCGCCCGGTCGCGGAGACGATGGCGGCCGGCACGGTGCGCGGCTGGAAGGGCCGGGTGCTGGTGCTCGACCGCGGCGGGTCGACGTACGGGGTCGACGCCCGGGAGCTGGTCGGGTACGAACTCACCGACGAGGTTCCGGGCCGCGAACTGCAGTCGAGCCTGGGGGCGTTCGGCGAGTGACGGAGGGACTCGTGGCGGTCCTGTTCGGTGACCCCTTCGCCGTCATGAACACGATCGGGCTGGTCGCGTTCGCGCTCGTGGGGTCGACGAAGGCGATCCGGGAGGAGTTCGACCTGTTCGGCGTCGCCGTCGTCGGGCTGGCGATGGCGTTCGCCGGCGGGGTGACCCGCGACCTCCTCGTGAACCGCGTCCCGCTCGCCCTCCAGTCGCCGGTCGAGATCGCGCTCGGACTCGTCGGCGTCGGGTTGGCCGTCGGCCTCAGCGTCGCCCTCCAATCGGCCGACACCCACCCGATAACGCTCGTCGCGGACGCGATCGGGCTCGCCGCGTTCGCGACGACCGGCGCGATCGTCGCCGCCGACGCGGGCGTCTCCGCGTTCGGCGTCGTCGCGGTCGCGACGATCAACGCGGTCGGCGGCGGCGCGTTCGCGGACATCCTGCTCGACCGCGCGCCGTTCATTTTGTTCGACGACTTCTACGCGAGCTGCGCGGTGCTGGGCGGGGCGACGTACTGGGCGCTCGGCGCGCTGGGCGGTCTCGGCGGAATCGCCGCCGCCGGCTGTGCGGCGGTGACCGTCGGGAGCCGGCTGGTCGCGGTCGCGTACGGCTGGAGCGTCCCCACCGCCGGGTGGGTCGAGCGGCTCGTCGAGCGCGTCAGCGGCAAGCGGTAGCTCGGACCGGCGAGCGGTGAGCCCTATTTAAAAAGGGCTCAGCTCTCGAACCCGTTCTCCGCGACGAGCGCCCTGACGCCGGCGTACGCGACCGCCGCGATACCGACGTAGGCGACGACGAGGGCGGTCGTCGTCGCGTCCGCGCTGTCGATCGCGAGCCGCGCGACCGCGTTCGCGGGCCCGCCGGCCATCGCCGTGGCGCCGCCGAACAGGACGAGGACCCCGACCGAGTAGAGGAACTGGGCAGCCCGGCGGTCGGGCGCGAGCGCGGAGATGGCGACCGCCAGCGCGACGACGAGCGTCGTCAGCGCGGTCATCAGCGCGAGGATCGACGGGACGTTGGCGACGGGCGTCCCGTTCGCGCGGAGCAGGAGCAGCCACAGCAGCGCCTGTCCGGGGGCGATCGCGACCGCGGCGAGCGCCTTGCCGTCGACGATCTCCCCCAGCGTGACCGGGGCGACGCGGAGCAGTTCGAGCGTCCCCTCGTCGATCTCCTCGGTGATCGAGTCGACCACGAGCGACCCGGAGATGAAGACGGGGAGGAAGACGAGAACCGGGATCAACACGGTGTAGGTGAACGTGAAGTACGGGCTGGAGCCGGTCCGCTCCGGGAGCGGAAGCGGCGACTCGCTGAGGGACGCGGCGCGGTCGGCGCGCTCGTTCAGCTCGTAGGTCCGCAGCAGCTCCCGGAGCTGGACGACGATCACGGTGGTCTCGACGGTCGCGTCCGGCGCCGTGACCGTGGCCGAGATCCGCCCCTCGTCGTGCCGGTTCACCACGACCACCGCGTCGGCGGCGTTGCGGTCGAAGGCGAGCCGCGCGGCGGCGGCGTCCTCGTACGGGGTGACCGAGGCCCCCTCGACCTCGCTCGCGGCGCGTTCGAGGTCGCTCACGGCGTCGCCCGCGCCGGCCACCTCCACCTCCGCGCCGCCGAGCGCGCCGGGGTCGTACATCGAGACGAGCCCGACCACGAGGAACGACGAGAACGCCGCGATGAACAGCTGGATCGCGACCGCGAGCAGGATCGTCTTCTCCGCGCGCAGGCCCGCCAGCTCGCGGCCGGCGATCGTCAGGCGGCTGCTCTTTCCGGCGGTCGTCGCCCCGCCTTCACCCTCACCCATGGATGCTCACCACCCCGAAGTTGTACGCGGCGTGGAGCAGCGTCGCCAGCGCCAGCGTCAGGACGTAGTACGTCCGGTTCCGGCTCGCGCCCACCGCGGCGACGGTCGTCGCGAACCCGTGGAGCAGGAGGGGCGCGAACAGCAGCGCCGCGACGGCGACCGGGGAGAGCCCCTCGACGCCGGCGACGCTCCCGAACGCGGCTCGGCCGACGTACAGGTCGGTGAGCCCGACCGCCTGCACGACCGCCGTGGCCTTCTCGGCGAGGAAGAAGCCGACCGCGGAGGCGAGCCCGACCGCGACGGCGACCCGGTCGGCCCGGGCGAAGACGCCGCGCTCGAACCCGGCGTAGAGGTGGACGCTTTTCGCGACCTCCTCGATGAAGGCGATGGTCACGAGCAGCACGGGGATCGACACCGTCACCGGCAGTGCGAACAGCGTCGCGACCGCCAGCAGCTCCGCGACGAACACGAAGGGGATCGTGAAGGCGGTGAGGAGCGCGACCGACCCGAGCGCGCGGATCCGCCGACGGTCGACGAGGTCGGCGAGGACGACGTCCTCTATCGCCGAGAGCCGCACCGCGAGCGCGTCGAGGAGCTTCCGCGCCACGGGCTTCTGGGTGAACATGTCTTCCTCGCGGTACACCCCGAGCCCGAGCCCGAACAGGAGGGCGGCGCCGAGCGCCATCGGCCCGGTCGAGAAGAGGGCCTCGCCGACCGAGACGGCCTCCCCTTGCAGGTCGAAGACGACGAGCGTCAGCGGCGACACCAGTGCGACGGGCGTTACGTTGGTGAAGATGGCCGGCACGAAGGCGTACGTCGTCAGGAGCACGCTGACGCCGACCGTGACGAAGGTGAGCTCCTTGAACGACCGCGCGAACATCGCGCCGACGAACGTGGCCGCGAGGAAGGTCAGCGCCACCGGAAGCACGGCGATCACCGAGAGGGGGCCGCCCCCCACGGCGGCCGCGATGAGCGTCGTGACGAGCAGCGCGGCCGCGACGTACGGCAGCGTCTTCCCGGCGACGATGTCGACCGGCGAGAGCGGCGTGACGAGCAGCGGCTCCCCCCGCCGGTTCGTGCGCTCGTCGAGAATCGAGGAGCCGTACGCCTGGATGAGGAAGTTCATCGGGACGAGGAAGACAAACGCGAGAAGCAGCGAGACGAACGGGAACGGCGGGGAGATCGACCCCGGCGACCCGACCGTGTCGGCGCCGAACGCCGCGCCGCCGACAGAGGGGACCGCGAGGCCGTCGCCGGCGGTGTCGTCGGCCGTCACCGGGTCTCCGCTACCGTCCGCGTCGCCGCCCTCCGAGTCGCCGTCGCTCCCGCCGCCGTCGGTGGAGCCGTCTCCGCCGCCGGATCCGTCCCCGCTTTCGCTGTCGCCCCCGCTACCGCCGTCGTCCTCGCCGAGCGTCGAGCCGTCGTCGAGCCCGCTCGTCCGACCGACGTACTGGAGGGTGACGGTGATCGGGAAGGCGGCGGTCGCGTTCTCCTCGGCGGCCATCAGCCGCTCGTTGTGCGCCTCGACGGCCTCGCGGAACTCGGCGGCCGCGGCCTCGCCCTTCCGCGTGTCGCTGGCCCGGACGGCGACGGTCTCGACCGCGCCGGTCCGGCTCCCGCCGCCGTCGAACACGACGAGGTCGGCCGTGTCGCCGAGTTCGGCCCCCTCGACGGGGACCGGCGTCAGCGCCGGCGCCTCCTCGACCGCGTCCGCGTACGGGGAGTCGCCGTCGACGGCGACCCGGTAGACGTCGCGGTCGACGTCGAGCCCGACCGCTCCGGCCGCGAGCCCCCCGCCGAGGACGCCGCCGGCGACGAGCAGGAGCGCGAGCGCCGCGAGCAGCGTGCGGCGGTCGACGCCGCCGCCGGCGCGGGCGACCTCCCAGCGGGCGACCCGGAGGACCCTCCGGAGCCGGTCGATCACTCGGCCCCCTCCGGCGGCCCCGCGGGGCGTTTCTCGTCGTCGCCTCCGGTATCGTCGTCCGTCTCATCGACCGGCCCGCCGCCGGCCGCGTACCGTCCGGGCATCGGTCGCCCGACGATGTCGAGGAACACGTCCTCCAAGCTGGGTTCGCGGGTGCGGATGTCGACGACCTCGCCGCCGGCGTCGGCGGCCGCCGCCCGGACCGCCTCGACCGCGTCCATGTCCGGTACGACGGTGCGGAACCGGTCGCCGACCTCCTCGGTCGCGGCGCCCGGGTCGTCGAGC is drawn from Halorubrum sp. CBA1229 and contains these coding sequences:
- a CDS encoding DUF1028 domain-containing protein; its protein translation is MPPRPSTFSIAARDPETDAVGVAVQSKFVGVGAVVPFVSADAGAIATQSFANVAYGPDGLDLLREGRDAAAVVDELTSADDEAPSRQVGVVGLDGEPAAFTGEECHDYAGDLQGEQYTVQGNILENAETLTAMAEAFEETTGGLPERLIAALHAGNAAGGDKRGEQSAALYVAKPEGGYDGRNDRWIDVRVDDHERPIDELERVFKLYDVTLLEREAPDETRELTGDAATEVAAILADLGFLDESDAAEGDAADVDAFGEPHREALETFRGMNNFENHPIPVLEDAIARGWADAEGEGEDRLVDAVWHGLSRLDRV
- the menD gene encoding 2-succinyl-5-enolpyruvyl-6-hydroxy-3-cyclohexene-1-carboxylic-acid synthase — encoded protein: MTAPNRNALWARALVDELVAAGVDSVVVSPGSRSTPLTMAAARSDDLRVFSQLDERSAAYFALGRARRTGSVTPLICTSGTAAANYHPAVMEASEARVPLLALTADRPPELRDSGANQTADQEKLYGDAVRFYKDLPEPAPNDRALRSLRTTVSRAVGTAEGADPGPVHLNVPFKKPLEPTRVADDVPADLDPVAATGRDGPYVDVTPGSPEPGDEELRALANELARTDRGLIVAGPADPPGLDAESVTALSHATGFPVLADPLSGVRYGGHTRVAPVIGAYDAYLSADVAGEDDAGEDGGAPDADAAGWTDPELVLRLGASPTSKRLRKYLAGTGADQYQVDPAGRWREAEFAATDLVVAEPSRLCARLSRLGGGGGGDPDWRAQWEAADRAARAIQEREAADRLPGDDPVGFHEGDALRVVADALPDPATLFVSNSMPIRDLDRFVGPTTTSVTALGNRGVSGIDGIVSSALGAGSATTDDLTLVVGDLALYHDANGLLALDRCDVDATVVLINNDGGGIFHALPIESFEPEFTESFKTPHGIEFEPMADLHGLEYARVDARPEAVGDGAEGADGAAEEAAAALGEAYARAKEADGSHLIEVRTDAESSHRTRERLASAVEDAVHGDGD
- a CDS encoding BsuPI-related putative proteinase inhibitor: MLDAALATADGDEGVDLALTVTNEGDDPVTLRFRTGQRADFAAYEGVDAEPGDAEPGDDDPVWRHGEGRVFTQALGTETLGPGESATYEGTWPDPPAGEFRVVGSLTAEDHDAAATARVAVE
- a CDS encoding DUF2797 domain-containing protein produces the protein MQVVGYESGEGLYVASGGAVEFVEADAGTELAYGLGDRRCAGTVHDGEHVACDASDAPYCDAHDSVWVCARCTGTCLKDEMDCHEEHALYLAAFAPDVLKVGVTRLWRLETRLREQGADRAAHVRTFPDGRVARQVEAELADGDDLVDRVRVPTKLAGFGRAVDESAWEALLDRFDPIDRFAFDYGLDLADRPVAETMAAGTVRGWKGRVLVLDRGGSTYGVDARELVGYELTDEVPGRELQSSLGAFGE
- a CDS encoding TRIC cation channel family protein, giving the protein MTEGLVAVLFGDPFAVMNTIGLVAFALVGSTKAIREEFDLFGVAVVGLAMAFAGGVTRDLLVNRVPLALQSPVEIALGLVGVGLAVGLSVALQSADTHPITLVADAIGLAAFATTGAIVAADAGVSAFGVVAVATINAVGGGAFADILLDRAPFILFDDFYASCAVLGGATYWALGALGGLGGIAAAGCAAVTVGSRLVAVAYGWSVPTAGWVERLVERVSGKR
- a CDS encoding ABC transporter permease, which codes for MGEGEGGATTAGKSSRLTIAGRELAGLRAEKTILLAVAIQLFIAAFSSFLVVGLVSMYDPGALGGAEVEVAGAGDAVSDLERAASEVEGASVTPYEDAAAARLAFDRNAADAVVVVNRHDEGRISATVTAPDATVETTVIVVQLRELLRTYELNERADRAASLSESPLPLPERTGSSPYFTFTYTVLIPVLVFLPVFISGSLVVDSITEEIDEGTLELLRVAPVTLGEIVDGKALAAVAIAPGQALLWLLLLRANGTPVANVPSILALMTALTTLVVALAVAISALAPDRRAAQFLYSVGVLVLFGGATAMAGGPANAVARLAIDSADATTTALVVAYVGIAAVAYAGVRALVAENGFES